One Methylophilus sp. TWE2 DNA segment encodes these proteins:
- the ilvD gene encoding dihydroxy-acid dehydratase encodes MPKYRSHTTTQGRNMAGARALWRATGMKDEDFSKPIIAVANSFTQFVPGHVHLKDLGQLVAREIEKAGGVAKEFNTIAVDDGIAMGHGGMLYSLPSRDLIADSVEYMVNAHCADALVCISNCDKITPGMLMAALRLNIPVVFVSGGPMEAGKVNWQGTVRKLDLVDAMVEAADSHVSDAEVAEVERSACPTCGSCSGMFTANSMNCLTEALGLSLPGNGSTLATHAARKQLFLKAGRLIVELAKRHYEQDDYSVLPRSIATMKAFENAMSLDVAMGGSTNTVLHLLAAAHEAGVDFTMKDIDRISRQVPCVSKVAPATSKYHMEDVHRAGGVMGILAELNRAGVIHTEVPTVHSASMGEALAKWDIVTTQDEEVKQFYRAAPGGISTTIAFSQSMLWPDLDDDREHGCIRSKEHAYSQDGGLAVLYGNIALDGCIVKTAGVDDSILKFTGRARVFESQDSAVEAILADKIVAGDVVVIRYEGPRGGPGMQEMLYPTSYLKSKGLGKACALLTDGRFSGGTSGLSIGHASPEAAEGGAIGLVQEGDTIEIDIPNRTIHLAVSDEEMAHRRGNMEAKGANAWKPMNRERLVSPALRAYAAMSTSAAKGAVRDVSQIERRR; translated from the coding sequence CTGGGTCAATTGGTCGCACGCGAGATTGAGAAGGCGGGTGGCGTTGCCAAGGAATTTAATACGATTGCTGTAGACGACGGTATTGCCATGGGGCATGGTGGCATGTTGTATAGCTTGCCTAGCCGTGACCTGATTGCAGATAGCGTGGAATATATGGTGAATGCGCATTGTGCCGATGCGCTGGTGTGTATTTCCAACTGTGACAAGATTACCCCAGGCATGCTGATGGCGGCTTTACGCCTCAATATCCCAGTGGTCTTTGTATCTGGTGGCCCAATGGAAGCTGGTAAAGTGAACTGGCAGGGGACAGTAAGAAAACTGGATCTGGTGGATGCCATGGTGGAAGCGGCTGACAGCCATGTGAGTGATGCAGAGGTGGCTGAGGTGGAGCGCTCTGCCTGTCCGACCTGCGGCTCTTGCTCAGGTATGTTTACTGCCAACTCCATGAACTGCCTGACAGAGGCACTGGGTTTGAGCTTGCCTGGTAATGGTTCGACGCTGGCGACGCATGCAGCGCGTAAACAACTGTTCTTGAAGGCTGGCCGCTTGATTGTTGAGTTAGCTAAACGTCACTATGAACAAGACGATTACAGTGTATTGCCGCGTAGTATTGCCACCATGAAAGCGTTTGAGAACGCCATGAGCCTGGACGTGGCCATGGGTGGTTCTACCAATACGGTATTGCATTTGCTGGCCGCTGCGCATGAGGCCGGGGTGGACTTCACCATGAAAGACATCGACCGTATCTCTCGCCAGGTTCCCTGCGTCTCTAAAGTGGCGCCTGCTACCAGCAAATATCATATGGAAGACGTACACCGCGCGGGCGGCGTGATGGGCATTCTGGCGGAACTGAACCGTGCCGGGGTGATTCATACTGAAGTGCCTACCGTGCACAGTGCCAGTATGGGCGAAGCCTTGGCCAAATGGGATATCGTCACTACGCAAGACGAAGAAGTGAAACAGTTTTATCGCGCAGCCCCAGGCGGCATTTCAACCACCATCGCATTTAGCCAGAGCATGTTGTGGCCTGATCTGGACGATGACCGTGAGCATGGCTGTATCCGTAGCAAGGAACATGCTTATTCACAAGATGGTGGCTTGGCGGTGTTGTATGGCAATATCGCGCTTGATGGCTGTATTGTGAAAACGGCTGGCGTGGATGACAGTATCCTTAAGTTTACTGGCCGTGCCCGTGTCTTTGAAAGTCAGGATTCTGCGGTCGAGGCCATTCTGGCCGATAAGATTGTGGCTGGGGATGTAGTGGTGATCCGTTACGAAGGTCCACGTGGTGGGCCTGGTATGCAAGAAATGCTGTATCCGACCTCTTACCTGAAGTCCAAGGGTCTGGGTAAAGCCTGTGCCTTGCTGACCGATGGCCGTTTTTCAGGGGGTACCTCAGGCTTGAGTATCGGCCATGCCTCGCCAGAGGCGGCCGAGGGTGGAGCGATTGGCTTGGTGCAAGAGGGCGATACCATTGAAATTGATATTCCTAACCGCACCATACACCTGGCTGTGAGTGACGAAGAAATGGCCCATCGTCGCGGTAATATGGAAGCCAAAGGTGCGAATGCCTGGAAACCAATGAATCGGGAACGCTTGGTTTCGCCTGCCTTGCGCGCGTATGCGGCCATGAGCACCAGTGCGGCTAAAGGGGCTGTGCGCGATGTATCCCAGATTGAAAGGAGACGATAA
- a CDS encoding D-hexose-6-phosphate mutarotase, with protein sequence MNNECGILSKSMEMTKRMKLHAHVNQWQDENGLQYLEIDNPLATGKIALQGAHVMHWQPKFLANPVLWLSSNARYVKGRSIRGGVPICWPWFGAHPTDSTLCPHGFARVIPWRVMDIDATPTGATRIILEMQQTPEAQRQLSYPYELTLTITIGRRLRIDLATTNHAEHPFVIGEAFHTYFNVSDISNIRITGMQDLVYLDKLLKYERNVEHNALTFDGEEYDRVYVHHSSDCAIHDSGYNRIIHVAKSGSDTTVVWNPGADKAGAMGDMGVGDEWRKTICVETTNALDNMVVINPGRKHILSAEYSIETL encoded by the coding sequence ATGAACAACGAATGCGGCATCCTCTCCAAGAGTATGGAAATGACGAAGCGCATGAAGTTACATGCACATGTGAACCAATGGCAGGATGAAAATGGCTTGCAGTATCTGGAAATTGACAATCCCCTAGCCACTGGCAAAATTGCGTTGCAAGGGGCTCATGTCATGCATTGGCAGCCAAAGTTTCTGGCGAACCCGGTGCTGTGGCTATCCAGCAATGCGCGATATGTCAAAGGCCGTTCTATTCGTGGTGGCGTACCTATTTGCTGGCCATGGTTTGGTGCGCACCCTACCGATAGTACGCTGTGTCCACATGGATTTGCCCGTGTCATTCCATGGCGGGTCATGGATATTGATGCGACCCCCACCGGTGCAACCCGTATCATTCTTGAGATGCAACAGACGCCTGAAGCGCAGCGTCAGTTATCCTATCCTTATGAGTTGACATTGACGATTACCATAGGCCGTCGTTTGCGTATTGACCTGGCGACGACCAATCATGCCGAACACCCCTTTGTCATTGGTGAAGCCTTTCACACTTACTTTAATGTGAGTGACATCTCCAACATCCGGATCACGGGCATGCAGGATCTGGTATATCTGGATAAACTCCTCAAGTATGAACGCAACGTGGAGCATAATGCCCTCACGTTTGATGGCGAAGAGTATGATCGTGTATACGTGCATCACAGCTCGGATTGTGCGATCCACGATAGTGGCTACAACCGTATTATCCATGTTGCCAAATCAGGTAGCGACACGACTGTGGTGTGGAATCCGGGGGCGGACAAAGCGGGTGCCATGGGTGATATGGGTGTGGGTGACGAGTGGCGTAAAACGATTTGTGTTGAGACCACGAATGCGCTCGACAATATGGTCGTGATTAATCCTGGCCGTAAACATATCCTGAGTGCAGAGTACTCTATCGAGACCTTGTAA
- a CDS encoding c-type cytochrome, translating to MKVLFSAIAAATLLMAGTAHAADAAAAKALAQKSGCLACHSIDAKVLGPAYKDVAAKYKGDKGAEAKLIEKVKKGGSGVWGNIPMPANSPQVKDEDIKTIVEWILTL from the coding sequence ATGAAAGTTTTATTTTCCGCAATCGCAGCAGCGACTTTGTTGATGGCTGGTACAGCACATGCTGCTGATGCCGCTGCTGCTAAAGCACTGGCACAAAAAAGTGGCTGCCTGGCATGCCACAGTATTGATGCCAAAGTATTGGGCCCTGCGTACAAAGACGTAGCAGCAAAATACAAAGGCGACAAAGGTGCCGAAGCCAAATTGATTGAAAAAGTTAAAAAAGGTGGTAGCGGTGTGTGGGGTAATATCCCAATGCCAGCAAACAGCCCACAAGTGAAAGATGAAGATATCAAAACTATCGTTGAGTGGATTTTGACACTCTAA
- a CDS encoding sodium-dependent transporter has translation MSQHRGAWKNRWTFMLATAGSAIGLGNIWKLPYMIGVNGGSAFVLVFIACIFFVGIPLMMTEIMLGRRAQQNPLDAIHTLAKEANVSNQWRWMGAMGMLAGVLILSFYSVIAGWVLSYTVAAMQNTFTHISAAQSQSNFNALLANPIQLTIWHTLFMVMVMGVVARGVNSGLEKANNVLMPALFVILFILLGYSMSVGDMHAAAHFMFTPDFSKITPMAVLSALGHAFFSLSLGMGSVMVYGSYLNRDVSIARTTVWIALVDTSLGLLVGLAIYALVFANHLAPNAGPGLLFQTLPIAFGAMPAGNVFATLFFLLVAFAAWTSAISLLEPTIAWVVENTTFKRTMVSTALGLIIWLTGLSVVLSFNIWANVKVLFDLNIFEMLDKLTSTLMLPLGGLLMAVFAGYFMKKSHTQHEFGLDPFTYQCWRIANNMIAPVAIIAVFVYLIGFVQ, from the coding sequence ATGTCACAGCATCGTGGCGCTTGGAAAAACCGTTGGACATTTATGCTGGCCACGGCGGGCTCCGCCATTGGTTTGGGCAATATATGGAAACTTCCCTACATGATAGGGGTGAACGGCGGCAGTGCTTTTGTCCTGGTATTTATCGCTTGCATTTTCTTTGTCGGCATTCCGTTAATGATGACTGAAATCATGCTGGGGCGCCGCGCGCAACAAAATCCGCTCGATGCCATTCATACACTGGCAAAAGAAGCTAACGTTTCTAATCAATGGCGCTGGATGGGCGCAATGGGCATGCTGGCAGGCGTGTTGATATTGAGCTTTTACAGTGTGATTGCTGGCTGGGTATTAAGTTACACCGTGGCGGCCATGCAAAATACCTTTACCCATATTTCTGCGGCACAGTCACAATCCAACTTCAACGCATTACTGGCTAACCCTATACAACTCACCATTTGGCACACCCTCTTTATGGTCATGGTGATGGGCGTGGTGGCACGTGGCGTGAATTCCGGTCTCGAAAAAGCCAATAATGTGCTGATGCCGGCATTGTTTGTGATCCTATTTATCTTGCTTGGTTACAGCATGTCAGTTGGTGATATGCATGCCGCCGCGCATTTCATGTTTACACCGGACTTTTCAAAGATCACCCCCATGGCCGTTTTGTCAGCATTAGGTCACGCTTTCTTCTCCTTGAGCCTGGGCATGGGCTCGGTGATGGTGTACGGCTCTTATTTAAATCGCGATGTTTCAATTGCGCGCACTACCGTTTGGATTGCCTTGGTAGACACCTCTTTAGGCTTATTAGTCGGCCTGGCTATTTACGCACTGGTATTTGCCAACCATCTTGCTCCCAACGCCGGACCAGGACTGCTATTTCAAACACTGCCGATTGCATTTGGCGCCATGCCTGCAGGCAATGTCTTTGCCACATTATTTTTCCTGCTGGTTGCATTCGCCGCCTGGACCAGCGCCATTTCGCTATTAGAACCCACCATTGCCTGGGTGGTTGAAAATACAACTTTCAAACGTACTATGGTCAGTACAGCGCTAGGGCTCATCATCTGGCTTACGGGATTGAGTGTAGTGTTGTCATTTAATATATGGGCCAATGTGAAGGTGCTTTTCGATTTAAATATTTTTGAGATGTTAGATAAACTCACTTCCACGCTCATGCTCCCCCTTGGCGGACTATTAATGGCTGTATTTGCTGGTTACTTTATGAAAAAAAGCCACACGCAACACGAATTTGGCTTAGATCCATTCACTTATCAATGCTGGCGAATTGCTAACAATATGATTGCCCCTGTTGCGATCATTGCGGTGTTTGTTTACTTAATTGGATTCGTGCAATAA
- a CDS encoding sodium:alanine symporter family protein, translating to MQALEKLVATLSTWVWGPLMLTLLVGTGLYLTILLKGLQFRALPHAFKLIWTKDQDHEGDISHFAALMTALAATVGIGNIVGVATAISLGGPGAVFWMWVTGLVGMATKYSEAVLAVKYREKGPHGMRGGPMYYLSKGAGLTWLGTLFAVFTACAAFGIGNMTQANAAAKIFEATFNVPLMTSGIVLSLLTGLVILGGIRSIGRFTSFLVPLMIVTYVGASLWVLIMHIQQIPHAFGLIFYHAFNPSAATGGFAGATVAAAMRFGIARGVFSNESGLGSAPIAAAAARTNSPVKQALVSMTQTFIDTLVVCTMTALVILTANSWTLGVSPAELTSSSMAESLGNTGRVIVAIATALFAYSTLIGWHYYGEKAIEYLLGSHWIKAYRVTFTIAVMIGAITSLEFVWNFSDLANGLMAIPNLIGLLLLSKIIKQETTRYFSSKNTA from the coding sequence ATGCAAGCATTAGAAAAACTCGTCGCCACACTCTCAACCTGGGTATGGGGCCCACTGATGCTGACCTTGCTGGTTGGGACAGGCTTGTATCTGACCATTCTCCTTAAGGGGCTGCAATTTCGCGCCCTACCGCATGCTTTCAAACTCATCTGGACCAAAGATCAAGACCATGAAGGGGATATCAGCCACTTTGCAGCGTTAATGACTGCCCTGGCAGCCACGGTTGGGATTGGCAATATCGTCGGGGTGGCCACTGCCATTAGTCTCGGCGGGCCTGGTGCCGTGTTCTGGATGTGGGTAACCGGGCTGGTGGGCATGGCCACCAAGTACAGTGAAGCGGTATTGGCTGTGAAGTACCGGGAAAAAGGTCCGCACGGCATGCGTGGTGGGCCAATGTATTATCTGAGCAAAGGTGCAGGGTTAACTTGGCTGGGTACCCTGTTCGCAGTATTTACTGCTTGTGCTGCGTTTGGCATTGGCAATATGACGCAAGCGAATGCTGCAGCCAAAATTTTTGAAGCGACTTTTAATGTCCCGCTCATGACCAGCGGCATTGTGTTGAGCCTGTTAACTGGCTTGGTCATTTTGGGTGGCATACGCTCGATTGGCAGATTTACTTCTTTTCTGGTGCCGTTAATGATAGTCACTTATGTGGGCGCCAGTCTGTGGGTATTGATCATGCATATCCAACAAATCCCACATGCATTCGGCCTTATTTTTTATCATGCATTTAACCCCAGTGCTGCAACGGGTGGCTTCGCCGGGGCCACGGTGGCCGCTGCCATGCGTTTTGGTATCGCGCGAGGCGTATTTTCTAACGAGTCAGGTCTGGGTTCAGCGCCAATCGCGGCGGCGGCGGCGCGCACCAACAGCCCCGTGAAACAGGCACTGGTCAGCATGACGCAAACATTTATAGACACCTTGGTGGTGTGTACGATGACGGCATTGGTGATTTTAACTGCCAACAGCTGGACACTGGGGGTGAGCCCGGCAGAATTAACTAGCAGCAGTATGGCGGAGTCGCTGGGCAATACTGGACGCGTCATCGTAGCAATTGCGACCGCCTTATTTGCATATTCCACACTGATCGGCTGGCACTATTACGGAGAAAAGGCCATCGAGTATTTATTAGGCTCGCATTGGATTAAAGCTTATCGCGTCACATTTACCATCGCAGTGATGATAGGCGCCATCACTAGTCTTGAATTTGTCTGGAACTTCTCAGACTTGGCAAATGGCTTAATGGCTATCCCCAATCTGATTGGTTTGTTATTGCTATCAAAGATCATTAAACAAGAAACGACTCGCTACTTTTCCAGTAAAAATACCGCTTAG